The proteins below are encoded in one region of Nitrospiria bacterium:
- a CDS encoding SH3 domain-containing protein: MHSETAMKPESRPTTRHPSGPYSLYPFIVAAVLLSGCAGMVSGQKQQEALTKQTTANRELEEKLARAQLLLLEKEAQVKELDRNLDEATLEVVRAKAKLRSLESRAEAASTLAEGEIALKALKTNAADPERDAEILQAKALLKASNQELKKENYGGALYLAARAKAVIEEDRERSKDREQTPTTEGEVSFAAPLPLRSVGAANVREGPGLNAKVLFSLPEGSALVGFSYLGLWVRVRDEDGRGGWVYYNLVGGR; encoded by the coding sequence ATGCATTCGGAAACCGCCATGAAGCCCGAGAGCCGTCCCACGACCCGTCATCCTTCCGGTCCCTATTCTCTTTATCCCTTCATCGTTGCGGCGGTCCTCCTTTCGGGATGCGCCGGGATGGTCTCCGGACAGAAGCAACAGGAAGCGTTGACGAAACAAACGACCGCCAATCGGGAACTGGAAGAGAAGCTCGCCCGGGCTCAGCTGCTTTTGCTGGAAAAGGAAGCGCAGGTCAAAGAGCTCGACCGAAATCTCGACGAAGCCACCCTGGAGGTGGTGCGGGCCAAAGCGAAGCTGCGCAGCCTGGAAAGCAGGGCGGAGGCGGCCTCGACCCTTGCGGAAGGGGAGATCGCGTTGAAGGCGCTGAAGACAAACGCGGCCGACCCGGAGAGGGACGCGGAAATCCTCCAGGCCAAAGCGCTTTTGAAGGCGAGCAATCAGGAATTAAAAAAAGAAAATTACGGCGGGGCCTTGTACCTTGCCGCCCGGGCCAAGGCCGTCATCGAGGAGGACCGGGAGCGATCGAAAGACCGTGAGCAAACCCCGACGACGGAGGGCGAGGTATCCTTCGCCGCGCCGCTCCCGCTCCGGTCGGTCGGCGCGGCCAATGTCCGGGAAGGGCCCGGTCTCAATGCCAAGGTCCTTTTCTCGCTTCCGGAAGGAAGCGCGCTTGTGGGCTTTTCGTATCTGGGTCTCTGGGTCCGGGTGAGGGACGAGGACGGGCGCGGCGGCTGGGTTTACTATAACCTCGTCGGCGGTCGGTGA
- a CDS encoding diguanylate cyclase: protein MHAWEQNLANFLHYIRLDHIKRKILVFSLLATLIPSLTMGGLYYVHAKRFLTEKVAQKLRDVTAQNERELDLWIKERLYDARVFANSYVVSENLEKIIRANTAPGTKATALRRLKDYLKSVGNKFVDYEALMVADADARTVATSADRSAPLRLPHDWRNRNNADTPIMGDAYWDPELNKMVMMLAVPIKAQNGGFLGLLAVKLNFHTIDEILGRSSIGNTGKSFLIAPDGTLIAGSRPNAPGRVIVKLPFNVPGPSETDAVLLEYPDDRGRAVIGVLRRMSQLEWGVVTQIGKNEIYAEIVQVRNLTLLISLGLLLAIGLAAYLLGLTIVRPLDRLTNGAARVASGDLEVSLPVVSHGEIGYLTKAFNNMVARLRLGQEELAAINGKLIEKNKELQVLSITDSLTGLFNRKYIMEILTNEVARSRRNKRPFAVMMIDTDQFKKYNDTYGHQAGDDLLKKIGKIFMQSIRNVDYAARYGGDEFIILLPEIGKEGAFEVADRIRGLVNAETPRGAADGVTVSVSIGIAAFPEHGDTPEAIIAAADGALYQSKRDGRNRVVLAGVERQPDIEVTK from the coding sequence TTGCACGCCTGGGAACAGAATCTCGCGAATTTCCTCCATTATATTCGCCTGGACCATATCAAGCGAAAGATCCTTGTTTTTTCACTCCTGGCAACCCTCATCCCCTCTCTGACCATGGGCGGGCTCTATTACGTGCATGCGAAGCGATTTTTAACCGAAAAGGTCGCCCAGAAACTCCGGGACGTTACGGCTCAGAATGAACGAGAGCTCGATTTATGGATCAAGGAACGCCTGTACGATGCGCGTGTCTTTGCCAACTCATACGTGGTCTCGGAAAACCTCGAGAAAATCATCCGCGCGAACACCGCGCCGGGGACCAAGGCGACGGCGCTCCGCCGCCTGAAAGATTACCTCAAGTCGGTGGGGAACAAGTTTGTCGACTACGAAGCGCTCATGGTCGCCGATGCCGACGCGCGCACGGTGGCCACCAGCGCGGACCGAAGCGCCCCCCTGAGACTTCCGCACGACTGGCGGAACCGGAACAACGCCGATACGCCGATCATGGGTGACGCCTATTGGGATCCGGAACTCAACAAAATGGTCATGATGCTTGCCGTTCCGATCAAGGCCCAGAACGGCGGATTCCTGGGTCTCCTGGCCGTTAAGCTCAACTTTCACACGATCGATGAGATCCTGGGCCGTTCCTCGATCGGCAACACAGGGAAGTCCTTTCTGATCGCCCCGGACGGGACCTTGATCGCCGGGTCCCGTCCGAACGCTCCGGGACGCGTGATCGTCAAGCTGCCGTTCAACGTCCCCGGCCCCTCGGAGACGGACGCGGTCCTGTTGGAATACCCCGACGATCGCGGCCGTGCGGTGATCGGCGTTCTCCGCCGGATGTCGCAGCTCGAATGGGGCGTCGTCACCCAGATCGGGAAAAATGAAATCTACGCGGAGATCGTGCAGGTCCGGAATCTCACCCTCTTGATCAGTTTGGGGCTCCTCCTGGCGATCGGCCTGGCCGCCTATCTACTGGGGCTCACGATCGTCCGTCCCTTGGACCGTCTGACGAACGGCGCGGCCAGGGTGGCGTCGGGCGATCTGGAGGTGAGCCTTCCCGTGGTCAGTCACGGCGAAATCGGTTATTTGACCAAAGCCTTTAATAATATGGTGGCCCGCCTGCGCCTGGGCCAGGAAGAGCTGGCCGCCATCAACGGGAAACTGATCGAAAAAAACAAGGAGCTGCAGGTGCTCTCCATCACCGACAGCCTGACCGGGCTTTTTAACCGCAAATATATTATGGAGATCCTGACGAATGAAGTGGCCCGATCCCGACGCAACAAGCGCCCGTTTGCGGTGATGATGATCGACACGGATCAGTTCAAAAAGTACAACGACACCTACGGTCACCAGGCGGGAGACGACCTGTTAAAAAAGATCGGAAAGATCTTCATGCAGTCCATACGGAACGTCGATTACGCCGCGCGCTACGGCGGGGACGAGTTCATTATCCTGCTTCCCGAAATCGGGAAAGAGGGGGCGTTCGAGGTCGCGGATCGTATTCGCGGCCTGGTAAACGCGGAGACGCCGCGCGGCGCGGCCGATGGGGTGACCGTATCGGTCAGCATCGGAATCGCGGCGTTCCCGGAGCACGGGGACACCCCGGAGGCCATCATTGCCGCCGCGGACGGCGCCCTTTACCAATCCAAGCGAGACGGGCGCAACCGGGTGGTTCTGGCCGGCGTCGAACGCCAGCCGGACATCGAGGTGACGAAGTGA
- the cysQ gene encoding 3'(2'),5'-bisphosphate nucleotidase CysQ: MDTVDLEALLPRVVALAEKAGAAVMEVYASGDFETTYKKEDASPLTRADLASHRLLAEGLRALTPVWPVLSEESKEVPYPKRQSWKRYWLIDPLDGTKEFIKRRDEFTINVALIKRGEPALGVVYAPAMEELYYAARGLGSFKRKGEEPPERIVAGDYRTGGVTVVVSRSHAGARVEDLVRKINPAESLSIGSSLKLCLVAEGRAHLYPRLGPTMEWDIAAAQCVVEEAGGTVTDLSGRRLRYNKPSLENPPFIVCGAPPFPWQEYL; encoded by the coding sequence ATGGATACGGTTGACCTGGAAGCGCTGCTGCCCCGGGTCGTCGCGCTGGCCGAGAAGGCCGGCGCGGCGGTGATGGAGGTCTACGCGAGCGGCGACTTTGAGACCACTTACAAGAAGGAAGACGCTTCACCGCTCACGCGGGCCGATCTGGCCTCCCATCGATTGCTTGCGGAGGGCTTGCGCGCGCTGACGCCGGTGTGGCCCGTGTTGTCCGAGGAGTCGAAGGAGGTTCCCTACCCCAAGCGGCAGTCATGGAAGCGCTACTGGCTGATCGATCCGCTGGACGGGACCAAGGAGTTCATCAAGCGGCGCGACGAGTTCACGATCAACGTGGCGCTGATCAAGCGTGGCGAGCCGGCGCTGGGCGTGGTCTACGCGCCGGCGATGGAGGAGCTCTATTACGCGGCGCGCGGCTTGGGCTCCTTCAAGCGGAAGGGAGAGGAGCCGCCGGAACGGATCGTGGCGGGCGATTACAGGACCGGCGGCGTCACGGTCGTCGTCAGCCGCTCGCACGCCGGCGCCCGAGTTGAAGACCTGGTGCGCAAGATCAACCCGGCGGAGTCCCTGAGCATCGGCAGCTCGCTCAAACTGTGCCTCGTGGCCGAGGGGCGCGCCCATCTTTATCCGCGCCTGGGGCCGACGATGGAATGGGATATCGCCGCCGCCCAATGCGTGGTGGAAGAGGCGGGCGGCACGGTGACCGATCTGTCCGGCCGGCGGCTGCGCTACAATAAACCGTCGCTTGAGAACCCGCCGTTCATCGTCTGCGGCGCGCCGCCCTTTCCGTGGCAGGAGTACCTATAG
- a CDS encoding DUF2269 family protein has protein sequence MAYLLIKWLHVFSAIVAVGANVTYGIWLARAGRNPEALPFTLRGIKLIDDRIANPAYGLLLVTGLAMAFVGGLSLTTPWLLTALVLYVLVALIGLLGYTPTLRRQIEALDREGHESSDYQALARRGGRIGMLLAVLVTVIIFLMVVKPGLWA, from the coding sequence ATGGCGTATCTGTTGATCAAATGGCTGCATGTCTTCTCGGCCATCGTCGCGGTCGGCGCCAATGTCACTTACGGGATCTGGCTGGCGCGCGCAGGCCGCAACCCGGAGGCCCTGCCCTTCACGCTCCGCGGCATCAAGCTGATCGATGATCGAATCGCCAATCCGGCGTACGGCTTGCTGCTCGTCACCGGGCTCGCGATGGCCTTCGTCGGCGGCTTGTCGCTGACCACGCCCTGGCTGCTCACGGCGCTGGTCCTGTACGTGCTCGTCGCGCTGATCGGCCTCTTGGGATACACCCCCACGCTGCGGCGCCAGATCGAGGCTCTGGATCGCGAAGGGCATGAGTCGTCCGACTATCAAGCCCTGGCCCGCCGCGGGGGAAGGATCGGGATGCTCCTGGCCGTCCTGGTAACCGTCATTATTTTCTTAATGGTCGTCAAGCCGGGCTTGTGGGCATGA
- a CDS encoding DsbA family oxidoreductase, which translates to MIRVEIWSDVVCPFCYIGKRHLEAALKQFKRRDRVRVVWKSFELDRNAERGGNTSVYEMLSKKYGMSLEQARQSTEQVARRAAAVGLRFDFDRVVPANSFDAHRLTHLAAKHGLLDAAHERLFAAHFTEGLRIDDLETLRRIGVDLGLDPEEVKKVLEGDAYASDVRQEEKEAYSLGVRGVPFFLFNRRDVISGAQPVELFTEALRSASDD; encoded by the coding sequence ATGATTCGCGTGGAAATCTGGTCCGACGTCGTCTGTCCGTTTTGTTATATCGGCAAGCGCCACCTCGAGGCCGCGTTAAAACAGTTTAAGCGCCGCGACCGGGTTCGGGTGGTCTGGAAAAGTTTTGAACTCGACCGGAACGCCGAACGAGGGGGCAATACGAGCGTCTATGAAATGTTGTCGAAGAAATACGGGATGAGCCTCGAACAGGCGCGGCAGTCGACCGAGCAGGTGGCCCGCCGGGCGGCCGCGGTCGGGCTGCGCTTCGATTTCGACCGCGTGGTCCCGGCCAACTCGTTCGATGCGCATCGTCTCACTCACCTCGCCGCGAAACACGGACTTCTGGATGCGGCGCACGAGCGCCTCTTCGCGGCCCATTTCACCGAGGGCCTTCGGATCGACGATTTGGAAACGCTTCGCCGGATCGGCGTCGATCTGGGGCTCGATCCGGAGGAGGTGAAAAAAGTTCTGGAGGGCGACGCCTACGCTTCGGACGTCCGTCAGGAGGAGAAAGAGGCTTATTCCCTTGGCGTGAGGGGCGTTCCGTTCTTTCTGTTCAATCGCAGGGATGTTATTTCGGGCGCGCAACCGGTGGAGCTGTTCACGGAGGCGCTCCGGTCCGCGTCGGATGACTGA
- a CDS encoding PIN domain-containing protein: MAKVKLLIDTDIVIDYLNTGLLLTIFEDRGFEVYYSVVTKKELLSKPGLKETERHAILFTLRRHRIIPLDDQITGTYSDLRRRYPSLEKEDALIAATALVKKLPLVTRNVKHYKNIQGLILFKG, encoded by the coding sequence GTGGCAAAAGTTAAGCTCCTGATCGACACCGACATCGTGATCGACTATCTCAATACCGGCCTTCTCCTGACGATTTTTGAAGACCGGGGATTTGAGGTTTATTACTCCGTCGTGACAAAGAAGGAGCTTCTGTCCAAGCCGGGGCTGAAAGAAACCGAGCGCCATGCTATTTTGTTTACCCTCCGCCGGCACCGGATCATTCCGCTGGACGACCAGATCACCGGAACCTATTCCGACCTTCGGCGACGATATCCTTCCCTGGAAAAAGAGGACGCATTGATCGCGGCGACCGCGCTGGTTAAAAAGCTGCCCCTGGTTACCCGAAACGTAAAACACTATAAAAATATTCAAGGACTGATTCTTTTTAAGGGGTAG